The following are from one region of the Bacteroidota bacterium genome:
- a CDS encoding T9SS type A sorting domain-containing protein yields MSMSEFSEGVYFLRISTSAGSYMKKLVIAR; encoded by the coding sequence ATGTCCATGTCTGAATTTTCGGAAGGTGTTTATTTCCTTCGAATTTCCACTTCCGCCGGCAGCTATATGAAAAAGCTCGTCATCGCGCGTTAA
- a CDS encoding sulfite exporter TauE/SafE family protein — translation MEGYHYLLAIGIGILTGFVNTLAGSGTLLITPFFIFLGLPADVANGTNRLGIFAQTLVGSFMLKRQSNVSLKGSEILIIPSMIGSVGGALLASHLNPKVLEGVIAVVMLLMIYPIARNSEKWMREKSVSEEFHRKPLLIVIFFILGFYGGFIQAGTGIFILSAIVLIAERSLQYANLLKNLIVFFFTIPALAIYIYYDEINWEIGLVVMVAQSAGAWFAARFLGKSPKANLVVRYLLIVILAVSGVIMLVKLFRAM, via the coding sequence ATGGAAGGATACCACTACCTTTTGGCCATTGGAATAGGAATTCTCACTGGATTTGTCAACACGCTCGCCGGCAGCGGCACCCTTCTGATTACACCCTTTTTTATCTTCCTGGGCCTCCCTGCCGATGTTGCCAATGGCACTAACCGCTTGGGCATTTTCGCGCAGACGTTGGTCGGCTCATTCATGCTCAAGCGTCAATCCAATGTCAGCCTCAAAGGCTCCGAAATCCTGATCATTCCCTCGATGATCGGTTCGGTGGGCGGGGCATTGCTTGCGAGCCACCTGAACCCGAAGGTCTTGGAAGGCGTGATTGCAGTCGTGATGTTGTTGATGATCTACCCCATTGCACGCAACAGCGAGAAGTGGATGCGGGAAAAAAGCGTCTCCGAGGAATTTCACAGGAAGCCACTGCTGATTGTGATTTTCTTCATCTTGGGCTTCTACGGCGGATTCATCCAAGCCGGAACCGGCATTTTCATCTTGAGTGCCATCGTTCTCATTGCCGAACGCAGCCTTCAATACGCCAACCTGCTGAAAAACCTGATCGTGTTTTTCTTCACCATTCCCGCCCTTGCCATCTATATCTACTACGACGAAATCAACTGGGAAATCGGCTTGGTGGTCATGGTCGCCCAAAGTGCCGGCGCTTGGTTTGCCGCAAGATTCCTCGGGAAAAGCCCGAAAGCAAATCTGGTGGTGCGGTACCTGCTGATCGTGATTTTGGCTGTGAGCGGGGTGATCATGCTGGTGAAGCTGTTTCGGGCGATGTGA
- a CDS encoding homoserine dehydrogenase, with amino-acid sequence MSRAHLNIGLFGFGTVAQGFVAALEQAKGISANISKIVVRDGGKARSLPAELFTTDRNIVLRDPHINVIVELTDDADAAFEIVKAALENEKAVITANKRLIAEHFAELVALQRKHGLPILYEAAACGSIPIIRNLEEYYDNDLLKGLEGIFNGSSNFVLSKVFRDGLSFQDALELAFDEGFLESDPRLDLEGIDAAYKLSILIAHAFGVIVAPEDIPAFGISNLGNPELRFARENGWKLKLVARAAADGDRIRAVVAPQFVAPSHRLYSVEEEYNAVVLEGAFLEGQMLLGKGAGSHPTGSAVLSDLSAISYGYGYEYRELGAEFSEFGESGIGVNSAKEGNSGDAGKLGSALNLGFEVRVYFRYADVGVLSEIQFIEIEESFRSREYAYLTGRVRLSELLRLQRAGKWKDVFFALLPEEKNSVRVSVRAEAEGVVLV; translated from the coding sequence ATGTCAAGAGCACATTTAAATATCGGCTTGTTCGGTTTCGGGACTGTGGCACAAGGGTTTGTGGCCGCGCTGGAACAAGCAAAAGGCATCTCTGCCAATATTTCAAAAATCGTTGTGCGTGATGGCGGTAAGGCCCGCAGTTTGCCCGCCGAACTGTTCACGACCGACCGCAATATCGTTTTGCGCGATCCGCACATCAATGTCATTGTCGAGTTGACCGACGATGCCGACGCAGCATTCGAAATTGTCAAAGCCGCCCTCGAAAACGAAAAAGCCGTGATCACGGCCAACAAGCGCCTGATAGCCGAGCATTTCGCGGAATTGGTGGCCTTGCAACGCAAACATGGCCTACCCATCCTATATGAAGCAGCCGCTTGTGGGAGCATTCCGATCATCCGGAACCTCGAGGAATACTACGACAATGACCTGCTCAAGGGCCTCGAAGGCATCTTCAACGGAAGTTCGAATTTTGTCCTGAGCAAGGTTTTCCGGGATGGACTGAGTTTTCAGGATGCTTTGGAATTGGCATTCGACGAAGGATTTCTGGAATCTGACCCGCGTTTGGACCTCGAAGGCATCGATGCGGCCTACAAATTGTCGATTCTGATTGCCCATGCATTCGGGGTGATTGTGGCACCGGAGGATATTCCTGCATTTGGCATCTCCAATTTGGGAAATCCGGAACTGCGCTTTGCAAGGGAAAATGGATGGAAATTGAAGCTCGTGGCGCGGGCAGCAGCCGATGGAGACCGAATCAGGGCGGTGGTGGCGCCGCAATTCGTGGCACCTAGTCATCGTTTGTATTCCGTTGAAGAAGAGTACAATGCGGTCGTTTTGGAAGGCGCCTTTCTCGAAGGGCAAATGTTGCTCGGCAAGGGAGCCGGTAGCCATCCGACCGGTTCGGCGGTGCTGAGCGACCTGAGTGCGATCAGCTATGGGTACGGGTATGAATACCGCGAGCTAGGAGCAGAATTTTCTGAATTTGGAGAATCAGGGATAGGGGTGAATTCAGCCAAAGAGGGCAACTCGGGAGATGCTGGAAAACTTGGTTCGGCTTTGAATTTGGGCTTTGAGGTGCGGGTATATTTCCGGTATGCGGATGTCGGGGTGCTGAGTGAGATTCAATTCATTGAGATAGAAGAAAGTTTCCGCAGCCGTGAATACGCGTACCTGACGGGGCGCGTGCGCCTCAGTGAGCTCCTGCGCCTGCAACGTGCGGGAAAGTGGAAGGATGTGTTTTTTGCCTTGCTTCCTGAGGAGAAAAACAGTGTGAGAGTGAGTGTGAGAGCGGAAGCAGAAGGGGTGGTATTGGTTTGA
- a CDS encoding HYR domain-containing protein, whose protein sequence is MKKLLFIFSLCFLTVGSLAAQCLNTSQFGSATINTAGAVVTVSTCSFDGEFSPISGAVSGQTLKFTHSTVGGVITIRSGSSNGPVVAFGASPLTFVNTFTGTLYAHWNSAGCGSASSCRVTTVQCASCTTPVPVDPCTAVTAINCGVNQTFTLDGAGLWSPGSCGFTTPGAERIYSFNVPSSGAYTLTVSGGTGGFVDYFYKSTAGGCSSTGWTCIDDISGSGTVTFTLAAGNYYLLADAEGTTSRTQTFNISCAPAFDPCANTAAVVCGGSQTTTLVGNGGGWSPGSCGFSTPGAEAVYTFTAPTTGVYTLNVSGGTGGYVDYFFKAAGAGCGATGWTCIDDISISGTVTFSLTAGNYFILLDGEGTTSRTQTWSIACPSPAPANDLCSGAISIACGSTVSGNTTNATADAAPSCNGFTVGTGGGLWYTFQGTGGFVTLSLCDPSTTYDSKLHVYEGSCTNPLCVTADDDACTSPGLASTATFCTTQGVTYYVLVNGFLSATGPFALSMSCAAPTVTINAVGPFCEGDAAVTLSADYAGGTFSGAGVSGNTFTPSAAGPGTHTITYTVCNVTATTTVVVTASPANDLVANAAPMACGTTVSGNTSCATSETLGVCGTTDGTGGGVWYVMPGNGNQITLTTCNAGTDFDTKLRVYTGSPASLTCLTGNDDIGGGCSTGPGSPSFKSSVTWCSTPGVDYYILVHGFSSAEGNFTLESSCSPVAPVIACSGNVTTNLDANCSLAIADYTGLTSASDDCGPVTVTQSPAAGTVLSGAGDNTITFTATDAGGNTATCSIILTLNDVTPPTAICQPFTAQLDANGSFTLSASDINNGSNDACGVASATIAPTSYSCANVGGPYVVVLTVTDVNGLVSTCTSDVTVQDNVAPVITCPANINVTAPLGQCNTTVTYEVTSTDACGSSVTSVIPASGSVFGLGTTTVNAVATDVNGNTSACSFTVSVAGDGIITLWGVPCDVRKRCDQIPNAPGIVACPSNGNGGSGSGSGSGSGHHGSGSGSGSGSGSHQCNYGNGGSGSGHGGSGSNGNYAGYNGYMTNPCGTGGSGSGSGSGSGHGGSGSGSNCNVYCVSHSCGVYATSLCGPCPTVTFNETIVPGTCANSYTIVRTWTATDTYGNSVSQSQNITVYDDVRPSINCPNNITVCVPNNGQGRTVNFNVTASDNCGAATVVSTPAAGSFFPVGTTWVTSTATDACGNTRSCTFRVKVERRNNCNSRLTGEPEAGDEKEILPALSISAFPNPTNGMVDVEISCNDCSADATYPMTVTDLYGKVVFKQDIVIADGQATTKLDLSNFASGMYMINVNNLTTRVVKE, encoded by the coding sequence ATGAAAAAGCTTCTATTCATTTTCTCCCTGTGTTTTTTGACGGTGGGCAGCCTTGCAGCTCAGTGTCTGAACACCTCGCAGTTTGGGTCGGCAACGATCAATACTGCCGGCGCGGTGGTGACCGTTTCTACCTGCTCTTTTGACGGGGAGTTTTCCCCGATTTCAGGAGCGGTTTCGGGTCAGACCCTGAAATTTACCCATTCTACAGTCGGTGGTGTGATTACGATTCGCAGTGGCAGCTCAAATGGCCCGGTTGTGGCCTTTGGCGCATCTCCGCTTACCTTCGTCAACACCTTCACGGGAACATTGTATGCACACTGGAACTCTGCAGGCTGCGGTTCTGCAAGCTCATGCCGTGTCACCACCGTGCAATGTGCGAGCTGCACTACGCCGGTTCCAGTGGACCCATGTACTGCAGTGACTGCCATCAACTGCGGTGTAAACCAGACTTTCACCTTGGATGGTGCCGGTTTGTGGAGCCCAGGTTCATGCGGATTCACAACTCCGGGTGCTGAGCGCATCTATTCTTTCAACGTTCCTTCTTCGGGAGCATATACGTTGACCGTCTCTGGCGGTACCGGCGGTTTTGTGGATTACTTCTACAAATCAACAGCCGGTGGCTGTAGCTCCACAGGCTGGACATGTATCGACGACATTTCCGGTAGCGGAACTGTGACCTTTACCTTGGCTGCCGGAAATTACTACCTGCTTGCCGATGCCGAAGGCACCACTTCCCGTACCCAGACATTTAACATCAGCTGTGCACCAGCCTTTGATCCATGCGCCAATACGGCAGCCGTGGTTTGCGGCGGTTCACAGACGACTACCCTGGTCGGCAACGGCGGCGGTTGGAGCCCCGGTTCATGCGGCTTTTCGACACCCGGTGCAGAGGCAGTTTATACCTTTACCGCACCGACGACCGGCGTCTACACCTTGAATGTTTCTGGTGGAACGGGCGGCTATGTCGACTATTTCTTCAAAGCGGCAGGAGCAGGTTGTGGCGCCACGGGTTGGACATGTATTGATGACATCTCCATCAGTGGAACGGTTACATTTTCACTGACAGCCGGCAACTACTTCATTTTGTTGGATGGCGAAGGGACTACTTCAAGAACGCAAACTTGGAGCATTGCTTGCCCATCACCTGCACCTGCGAATGACCTTTGCAGCGGCGCGATCAGCATTGCCTGCGGTTCGACAGTGTCAGGAAACACCACCAATGCAACTGCAGACGCAGCTCCTAGCTGCAACGGCTTTACGGTCGGAACAGGTGGTGGTCTCTGGTACACGTTCCAAGGCACGGGTGGTTTTGTCACCTTGAGCCTCTGCGATCCTTCGACGACTTATGATTCGAAATTGCATGTCTATGAAGGTTCTTGCACCAATCCGCTTTGCGTAACTGCAGACGATGATGCATGTACTTCGCCAGGTTTGGCATCAACGGCCACATTCTGTACCACACAAGGTGTCACATACTACGTATTGGTAAACGGTTTTCTTTCTGCAACAGGTCCATTTGCCTTAAGCATGAGCTGTGCAGCTCCAACGGTGACGATCAACGCAGTTGGTCCGTTTTGCGAAGGTGATGCAGCTGTGACTTTGAGCGCCGACTACGCTGGCGGTACTTTCAGCGGTGCTGGCGTGTCAGGCAATACCTTCACCCCATCTGCTGCTGGTCCTGGAACCCATACCATTACCTACACCGTTTGCAACGTGACCGCAACCACGACCGTCGTCGTGACTGCTTCTCCTGCAAATGACTTGGTTGCAAATGCAGCACCCATGGCTTGCGGCACTACCGTGAGCGGCAACACATCTTGCGCAACTTCCGAAACCCTCGGCGTTTGCGGAACCACAGACGGCACCGGCGGCGGTGTCTGGTATGTCATGCCCGGCAATGGCAATCAGATCACGTTGACGACCTGCAACGCAGGCACCGACTTTGATACCAAGCTCCGTGTTTACACCGGTAGCCCTGCTTCCTTGACCTGCTTGACAGGCAATGACGACATCGGCGGTGGTTGCTCTACAGGACCTGGCTCGCCGAGCTTCAAGTCTTCTGTGACGTGGTGCTCGACCCCGGGTGTGGACTACTACATCTTGGTACATGGTTTCAGCAGCGCAGAAGGCAACTTCACGCTCGAATCCAGCTGCTCACCTGTTGCACCTGTGATCGCTTGCTCCGGCAATGTCACAACCAACTTGGATGCCAATTGCAGCCTTGCAATTGCTGACTACACCGGCTTGACCTCTGCTTCTGACGATTGCGGTCCTGTGACCGTCACTCAGTCACCTGCAGCAGGTACCGTGCTCTCCGGCGCAGGTGACAACACGATCACCTTCACGGCAACCGACGCGGGTGGCAACACAGCCACATGCAGCATCATCTTGACCTTGAATGATGTAACGCCTCCGACAGCCATCTGCCAGCCGTTCACGGCTCAATTGGATGCCAATGGCAGCTTCACTTTGTCGGCTTCTGACATCAACAATGGCAGCAATGACGCTTGTGGCGTTGCCTCTGCAACGATTGCACCAACCAGCTACAGCTGTGCAAACGTAGGCGGTCCTTATGTCGTGGTCCTCACGGTCACCGACGTCAATGGCCTTGTCAGCACATGTACTTCTGACGTTACCGTGCAAGACAATGTTGCTCCAGTGATCACTTGCCCAGCCAACATCAACGTGACGGCACCATTGGGTCAGTGCAACACAACGGTTACCTATGAGGTGACTTCAACGGATGCTTGCGGTTCTTCTGTGACGAGCGTCATTCCTGCTTCTGGCAGCGTATTTGGCCTTGGCACAACCACTGTGAATGCAGTGGCAACGGACGTGAACGGCAATACTTCTGCATGTAGCTTCACTGTAAGCGTTGCTGGCGACGGAATCATCACCCTTTGGGGCGTACCTTGCGATGTCAGAAAACGTTGCGATCAAATTCCAAATGCGCCAGGCATTGTAGCTTGCCCATCCAACGGCAATGGCGGCTCAGGTAGCGGCTCTGGCAGCGGTAGCGGTCATCATGGCAGCGGCTCTGGCAGCGGTAGCGGCTCCGGTTCACATCAGTGCAACTATGGCAACGGTGGCAGCGGAAGCGGCCACGGTGGCTCCGGTTCCAATGGCAACTATGCTGGTTACAATGGCTACATGACCAATCCTTGCGGTACCGGCGGCTCTGGCTCAGGTTCAGGCAGCGGCAGCGGTCATGGCGGCTCCGGCTCTGGCTCAAATTGCAATGTCTATTGCGTCAGCCACAGCTGCGGCGTTTATGCAACCAGCCTTTGCGGCCCATGCCCAACGGTCACGTTCAATGAGACGATTGTCCCGGGAACTTGTGCCAACAGCTATACCATCGTGCGTACTTGGACTGCAACTGATACCTACGGTAACTCAGTTTCCCAGTCACAAAACATCACGGTGTATGACGACGTCCGTCCAAGCATCAACTGCCCCAACAACATCACGGTTTGTGTCCCCAACAATGGTCAAGGCAGGACGGTGAACTTCAACGTGACAGCGTCTGACAACTGTGGTGCTGCTACGGTGGTTTCCACGCCAGCCGCGGGCTCCTTCTTCCCAGTCGGAACCACTTGGGTCACTTCAACCGCTACGGATGCATGCGGCAATACACGTTCATGCACCTTCCGCGTGAAGGTCGAGCGTCGCAACAACTGCAACAGCCGCCTCACTGGCGAGCCTGAAGCCGGAGATGAAAAGGAAATTCTGCCAGCGTTGTCGATCTCGGCATTCCCGAATCCAACCAACGGTATGGTGGACGTCGAAATCTCTTGCAACGATTGTAGCGCTGATGCCACATATCCAATGACGGTCACTGACCTCTATGGAAAAGTGGTGTTCAAGCAAGACATCGTCATTGCAGATGGCCAAGCCACTACGAAGTTGGATCTTTCCAATTTCGCTTCTGGCATGTACATGATCAACGTCAATAACCTTACGACCCGTGTCGTGAAGGAATAG
- a CDS encoding type II toxin-antitoxin system RelE/ParE family toxin has product MPTEPNQRPLRVQWTEEAEIDLDKICAFQALITSQLVADQLHSNILNQTDQLGFLPYLGMKDVVIGKMEENVRCILLGHFRVVYEVAEEEIRILRVFDMKRNPISWS; this is encoded by the coding sequence ATGCCAACCGAACCAAATCAACGCCCGCTTAGGGTACAGTGGACCGAAGAAGCCGAGATTGACCTAGACAAGATTTGCGCCTTTCAAGCACTGATTACTTCGCAGTTGGTTGCTGATCAATTGCATAGCAATATACTAAATCAAACTGACCAACTTGGATTTTTACCTTATTTGGGAATGAAGGATGTGGTCATTGGAAAAATGGAGGAAAACGTACGCTGCATTCTTCTAGGCCATTTCCGCGTTGTTTATGAGGTTGCGGAAGAAGAAATCAGAATCCTTCGTGTATTTGATATGAAAAGAAATCCAATCAGCTGGAGCTAA
- a CDS encoding PLP-dependent transferase: protein MNFDTKVIHAVPVDPLTGAISVPIYQTSTFVQEAPGVNQGFDYGRTGNPTRKVLENLIAELEGGHSGFAFGSGLAAIDAVIKLLNAGDEVLAVDDIYGGTYRIFTGIYSRLGIDIQYVDTTSVENVAEAISSKTKFVWLETPTNPTLKVSDIAEIAKIAHANGALLVVDNTFASPALQRPLDLGADIVVHSATKYLAGHSDVVAGLVVAKDPEIAAQIKYIQNASGAILGPFDSWLCIRGIETLNLRIERQSQNAQAIAEFLQAHPAVAKVHYPGLESHHNHGVAKQQQRLFGGVLSLSFQDDRLETAKAFVTQTKLFKLAESLGGVKSLLCHPATMTHASVPAAKRQAAGVNDSLVRLSCGIEHVDDLIQDIAQALEIIENEELRTAKHITSVNPKGSAKLIENAAVAR, encoded by the coding sequence ATGAATTTTGACACAAAAGTTATCCATGCTGTACCTGTTGATCCATTGACCGGCGCAATTTCAGTTCCCATTTATCAGACCTCTACATTTGTGCAGGAGGCACCCGGCGTGAATCAGGGTTTTGACTACGGCCGCACCGGCAATCCGACGCGGAAAGTCCTTGAAAATCTGATTGCTGAGCTCGAAGGCGGGCATTCCGGATTTGCATTTGGCAGCGGATTGGCGGCGATTGATGCGGTCATCAAACTCCTGAATGCAGGCGACGAAGTGCTCGCGGTCGATGACATCTACGGTGGCACTTACCGCATTTTTACGGGCATTTACAGCCGCTTGGGAATTGATATTCAATATGTTGACACGACTTCCGTGGAGAATGTCGCCGAAGCGATCAGCAGCAAGACGAAATTTGTATGGTTGGAAACGCCGACGAATCCCACGCTCAAGGTGAGCGACATCGCCGAAATCGCCAAGATTGCCCATGCAAACGGCGCTTTGCTCGTGGTAGACAATACATTCGCGTCTCCGGCCTTGCAGCGTCCGCTGGATTTGGGGGCGGATATTGTGGTGCATAGTGCCACCAAATATTTAGCCGGTCACAGCGATGTCGTCGCCGGATTGGTGGTCGCCAAAGACCCTGAGATTGCCGCCCAGATCAAATACATTCAAAATGCCTCCGGCGCGATTTTGGGCCCCTTTGACAGCTGGCTTTGCATCCGCGGCATTGAAACCCTCAACCTCCGCATCGAGCGTCAAAGCCAAAATGCGCAGGCCATCGCCGAATTTTTGCAAGCCCATCCGGCCGTCGCCAAAGTGCATTATCCGGGATTGGAAAGCCATCACAATCATGGAGTTGCGAAGCAGCAGCAGCGTTTGTTCGGAGGTGTTTTGAGCCTGAGCTTTCAGGACGACCGCTTGGAAACGGCCAAGGCCTTCGTGACGCAGACCAAGCTCTTCAAACTCGCCGAAAGCCTCGGCGGTGTCAAAAGTTTGCTTTGTCATCCGGCCACCATGACCCATGCGAGTGTGCCTGCCGCCAAAAGACAAGCCGCAGGCGTCAACGACAGCCTCGTGCGCCTCAGCTGCGGCATCGAGCATGTCGATGACCTCATCCAGGATATTGCGCAAGCGCTGGAAATAATTGAGAATGAAGAATTGAGAACTGCGAAGCACATCACGTCAGTAAACCCGAAGGGTTCAGCGAAGCTAATTGAAAATGCCGCTGTCGCCCGTTAG
- a CDS encoding serine hydrolase, producing the protein MIGKRKNGRRFFAALGILMALPLLATSWPTHPRPFATDGMPLAGKPAAKPKQSVGNWARLALDSMTLDEKIGQLFMVAAYSNKEADHVAAIEKLVRDEKIGGLIFMQGGPGRQINLVNRYQKAARFPLLIATDAEWGLGMRLDSTISFPKNMTLGAIRDSMPIFEMGMEVGKHCRRVGVHVNFSPVVDVNNNPRNPVINDRSFGEDRENVFIKGLFMYKGMEYSGTIGCAKHFPGHGDTDTDSHADLPLIPFTKQRLDSLELYPFKKLFERGIASIMVAHLYIPSLDNTPNLASTLSPKIVTDLLRKEMGFNGLVFTDALGMQGVAKFWAEGETDLKAFLAGNDVLLFSGNVAKAKKLIKDAIAKGEVTEAELDARVLKILVAKEWCGLHTNRFTPQVIPNEMMTANGLALRKKLFQLAMTCVKNDNQILPIGKLAERKIAVVEIGAGANSAFKQKLRTYTKMDFFQLPAAAEKAQRDKLLAQIAGYNTVIVGVDGMSKSASKNFGISAGTQALMKELDIKSREVIAVLFGSPYALKYFGSHEDAILVAYENKDDAQVAAAEALFGGIKVDGSLPVTASAQFPAGTSIANPSGYRFQFGMPEAAGMNSYVLQAIDSIAQEAITAGATPGCAVLVMRGNKIVWDKGYGRTEYNGAGKEVDPYATLYDLASVTKVSATTVATMKMYYDKLINIEEAASAYVSEMRGRNLNSIKLRNLLLHNSGLVPFIPFYQETMGKAGLKPNLYSAQPNDTFCVPIIDGLFMCGAYQDTVWEMVMSSPIKSDKKMRYSDLSMIVMRRVLEGASGVPFERYLDSVFYKPLGMNNTCFNPAIKMPRKTCAPTEMDNLWRHKKVEGYVHDQSAAVLGGVSGNAGLFSNVYDLAKLLLMVKNGGSQGDQTYFDQATVEYFTKRQQSDNRRGLGWDKADPGHGSSCSDRASALTYGHLGFTGICVWVDPKYDLVYVFLSNRTWPDAENKKLQQLDIRKRILDKVYESIHVWEKRENS; encoded by the coding sequence ATGATCGGGAAAAGGAAAAATGGAAGGCGATTCTTCGCCGCGCTGGGAATTTTGATGGCTTTGCCCTTGTTGGCGACTTCGTGGCCGACGCATCCAAGGCCATTCGCGACGGATGGAATGCCGCTTGCAGGCAAGCCTGCTGCCAAACCGAAGCAAAGCGTGGGAAATTGGGCCCGATTGGCCCTCGACAGCATGACGCTCGATGAAAAAATCGGCCAATTGTTCATGGTGGCCGCCTACAGCAACAAGGAAGCCGATCACGTCGCCGCCATCGAAAAGCTCGTTCGGGATGAAAAAATCGGCGGACTCATCTTCATGCAAGGCGGTCCCGGTCGCCAAATCAACCTCGTCAACCGCTACCAAAAAGCTGCCCGATTCCCGCTCCTCATCGCCACCGACGCCGAATGGGGCCTTGGGATGCGCCTCGACAGCACGATTTCATTCCCCAAAAACATGACCTTGGGCGCCATTCGCGACTCGATGCCGATCTTCGAAATGGGCATGGAAGTGGGCAAACACTGCCGCAGGGTAGGAGTGCACGTCAACTTTTCGCCGGTTGTGGACGTCAACAACAACCCGCGGAATCCCGTCATCAACGACCGTTCCTTCGGAGAAGACCGCGAAAATGTCTTTATCAAAGGCCTTTTTATGTACAAAGGCATGGAATACAGCGGTACGATCGGCTGTGCCAAACACTTTCCCGGACATGGCGACACCGATACCGATTCCCACGCCGACCTTCCCTTGATTCCGTTCACCAAGCAGCGTCTCGACAGCCTCGAATTGTACCCCTTCAAAAAGCTCTTTGAAAGGGGCATTGCGAGCATCATGGTGGCCCACTTGTACATTCCATCGCTCGACAATACGCCCAATTTGGCAAGTACACTTTCGCCGAAGATCGTCACGGACCTCTTGCGCAAAGAGATGGGATTCAATGGTTTGGTCTTTACGGATGCACTTGGCATGCAAGGCGTCGCCAAGTTTTGGGCCGAAGGCGAAACGGATCTCAAAGCCTTTTTGGCGGGGAATGACGTGCTGCTTTTCTCAGGAAACGTCGCCAAAGCCAAGAAACTGATCAAGGATGCCATCGCCAAAGGGGAAGTGACCGAGGCCGAATTGGATGCCCGCGTGCTTAAAATTCTCGTGGCAAAAGAATGGTGTGGCCTGCATACCAACCGGTTCACGCCGCAGGTGATTCCCAACGAAATGATGACCGCCAACGGGCTCGCTTTGCGCAAGAAGCTTTTCCAATTGGCGATGACCTGTGTCAAAAACGACAATCAGATCTTGCCGATCGGCAAACTCGCCGAACGCAAAATTGCGGTTGTTGAAATTGGTGCCGGGGCGAATTCTGCATTCAAGCAGAAGCTCAGAACTTACACTAAAATGGACTTTTTCCAGCTTCCTGCCGCGGCTGAGAAGGCGCAGCGGGACAAATTGCTGGCGCAAATTGCCGGGTACAATACCGTGATTGTCGGCGTGGACGGCATGAGCAAGAGTGCTTCGAAAAATTTCGGGATCAGTGCCGGGACGCAGGCATTGATGAAGGAGTTGGATATCAAAAGCCGCGAGGTGATCGCGGTGCTGTTTGGCAGTCCTTATGCCTTGAAATATTTTGGGAGCCACGAGGATGCGATTTTGGTCGCCTACGAAAACAAGGACGATGCCCAAGTCGCTGCTGCAGAGGCACTTTTTGGCGGCATCAAGGTGGATGGCAGCCTTCCGGTGACGGCAAGCGCCCAATTTCCTGCAGGCACGAGCATCGCCAATCCGAGTGGTTACCGCTTCCAATTTGGCATGCCGGAGGCAGCCGGGATGAACAGCTATGTGTTGCAGGCGATTGATTCGATTGCCCAAGAGGCGATTACCGCCGGAGCAACCCCGGGCTGTGCCGTGCTTGTGATGCGCGGTAACAAAATCGTTTGGGACAAGGGCTATGGCCGCACAGAATACAACGGCGCCGGCAAGGAGGTCGATCCGTATGCCACGCTGTATGACCTTGCGTCGGTGACCAAGGTTTCCGCAACGACGGTCGCGACGATGAAAATGTACTACGACAAGCTCATCAACATCGAGGAGGCAGCGAGCGCTTACGTGAGTGAAATGCGTGGCCGTAACCTCAACAGCATCAAATTGCGCAACCTGCTGCTGCACAATTCGGGTTTGGTGCCGTTCATTCCCTTTTACCAAGAGACAATGGGAAAGGCCGGATTGAAGCCCAACCTCTACAGCGCGCAGCCCAATGACACGTTTTGTGTGCCGATCATCGACGGCCTGTTCATGTGTGGCGCCTATCAGGACACGGTCTGGGAAATGGTCATGAGCAGCCCGATCAAAAGCGACAAAAAGATGCGTTACAGCGATCTGAGCATGATTGTGATGCGGCGGGTCCTGGAAGGAGCATCGGGCGTCCCCTTCGAAAGGTATTTGGATTCCGTGTTTTACAAACCCTTGGGAATGAACAATACCTGTTTTAATCCGGCGATCAAGATGCCCAGGAAGACCTGTGCACCGACGGAGATGGACAACCTTTGGCGCCACAAGAAGGTCGAAGGCTATGTCCATGACCAAAGTGCCGCTGTTTTAGGAGGCGTGAGCGGGAATGCAGGCCTGTTCAGCAATGTCTATGACCTGGCGAAGCTCCTTTTGATGGTCAAAAACGGGGGCAGCCAAGGCGACCAAACGTATTTTGACCAAGCGACAGTCGAGTATTTCACCAAAAGGCAACAGAGCGACAACCGTCGCGGCCTCGGTTGGGACAAAGCCGATCCGGGGCATGGAAGTTCATGCAGCGACCGCGCGAGCGCGCTCACATACGGGCACCTTGGCTTCACGGGCATCTGCGTCTGGGTGGACCCCAAATACGATCTGGTTTACGTCTTCCTGAGCAACCGCACATGGCCCGACGCCGAAAACAAAAAACTCCAACAGCTGGATATCCGCAAACGGATTTTGGACAAGGTGTATGAGTCGATCCATGTCTGGGAGAAGCGGGAGAATTCTTGA